The Candidatus Binataceae bacterium region GCGCCACCAGATCATTGAGCGCGGCATAGGTCAACCGCTCCGCACCAAAGACCAGCGCTTCCTGGTCGGGAACGATTGAACCTGGAATCGAAATAAAGTTGACGGTGTTCATCTGACTTATCTACCTCCCGCACGAGCGGCCCTGAAAACTCTTACGCCAAACCCGCCATCTGCTCCAAGCGCTGCGCCAGACGCGATTCGAGTTCGAGCCCCTCGGCCAGCGAGCCGTTGAGTCCTTCCCAAACGGCTAATTTAACGATCGCGGCGTGATCGCGCCGCAATCGGCTCAAGCGTTTCGCGCAATCAAGCGCGGCGCGTTCCAGGTTTTTGCGTGGGACCACTTCGGCGACCAAACCTATAAACAAAGCCTGCCGGGCGTCAATCCAGCGGCCGGTGAGGCACAAGTCTAGCGCCCAGGCGGGTTTGAGGCGGCGCGGAGCGGTTTGCGTACCGGCGACTCCCGGCACCATCCCGAGACCGGTCTCCGGCAGACAAAAGCGCGCGTCGTCGGCCGCGATCGCGATATCGCACAGCAACGCCATCTCCATCCCGCCGCCGACCGTGAAGCCGTGCACCGCCGCGACCGTCGGAATCGCGAGGCTCTTCAGGCGGCCCCAGACGTCGCGCCGGAAACGAATCCAACGCGCCGCCAGCGGCGACGGCGCCTGGCCGAATTCGCTCACATCGCCGCCGGTCGAAAAGGCCCTGCCCGCGCCCCGCAGGACCATCGCGCGAACGTCCGCATCTTCGTGGATCGCGCTCAGCACCGCATAGAGTGCGTCGCGCATCGCGACATTGTAAGCGTTGAACTTCTCCGGCCGATTCAGCGTGACCCAGGCGATCGCACCGCGCTTTTCGTAGAGTACGGCAGGTTCATGCTGCATCGCGTTCCGCCGCCGGTTCATCTTTTCGGATTAGGCCGATAATCGTTGAAAATCAAGATGAAGTCGCGTCTGATGGTCACGCCCTCCGGTGCTCGCTCCGCGCGGCGATCGCGCTCCGCTAGAGTCACGGCAAGTTTGCCCCGGCAGCGCTGGTCGTCGCGGGGCGGCCGCGCTCATAGACGACGCGGCCATCGATAATCGTGAGATCGATCGTGGCTTTAAGCAGCTCGGCGGGCGGCGCAGAGAGCGGATCGGACGACAGCACAATCAAATCTGCAAGCCGGCCCGCTTCGATCGTTCCGGCTTCGAGGCGGGAAAGCCGCGCCGCGGCGGACGTGAATAGCGCGATCGCTGAGGCGGCGTCGAGCCGCTCGTCCGGCGCCAGTTCGTAGCCTTCGAGCGAGAGCCGCGAGACCGCGACCGCGACCGCAGCGAGCGGACGCGCCGGAGTCACCGGCGCGTCCGTGCCGGCCGCGAGCTCCACGCCGAGGTCAGTGAGGCTTTTCGCGCGATAGAGATATGGAATAAGCCCGGGTTCGCGCGCGTACTTCGCGCCGCGATAGTGGATGAAGCCAGGATTGGTGACGACCCAGACGCCGAGTGCAGCGATGCGTTCAGGATAATAGGGTGGGATCAAACCGCCGTGCTCGATTCGGCATACGCCGCGTCGGAGGAGACGCGAACCTATTTGTTCGCGCGCCATCGCGATCGCACTCAGGGCCGCGTCAAGCTCCTCGACTTCAGTGCAATGAAAGGCGCAGTCCAGCTCCTGGGCCAAAGCGTCGGCGATCGCGCGCGCGAGGCGGGCGGGCGCCCAGCGCGCCGGCGCGATAAACTTGATTCCAGCGAGACCAACCGCGCCCACCTCGGAAATTCGTCGCAAGGCGGCAACCTG contains the following coding sequences:
- a CDS encoding enoyl-CoA hydratase/isomerase family protein, producing MQHEPAVLYEKRGAIAWVTLNRPEKFNAYNVAMRDALYAVLSAIHEDADVRAMVLRGAGRAFSTGGDVSEFGQAPSPLAARWIRFRRDVWGRLKSLAIPTVAAVHGFTVGGGMEMALLCDIAIAADDARFCLPETGLGMVPGVAGTQTAPRRLKPAWALDLCLTGRWIDARQALFIGLVAEVVPRKNLERAALDCAKRLSRLRRDHAAIVKLAVWEGLNGSLAEGLELESRLAQRLEQMAGLA